In Paraburkholderia sprentiae WSM5005, a genomic segment contains:
- a CDS encoding OmpA family protein encodes MSRLTPPSSARRIPGGVLSATLCLLALLCTASRAAEPVLNEQDINEQSVTRALEPDLSSESGENVVTRGFVLSNKPPSAAPRPAPARKPAAQILITFATNSAMLTDSAKAALDKVAGALQSEKLAAYRFRVEGHADPRGSPDANMKLSEDRAAAVVEYLTRKDGIAAERLSSLGKGSSDPLNKRNPTAPENRRVTIVTVTD; translated from the coding sequence ATGTCACGCCTGACCCCTCCGTCTTCCGCACGACGCATTCCGGGCGGCGTTCTGTCCGCCACGCTGTGCTTGCTCGCATTGCTGTGCACGGCCTCGCGCGCAGCCGAACCGGTCCTGAACGAGCAGGACATCAACGAGCAGTCGGTGACGCGCGCGCTCGAGCCCGACCTGTCGAGCGAGTCGGGCGAGAACGTCGTGACGCGCGGCTTCGTGCTGTCGAACAAGCCGCCGTCCGCCGCGCCGCGCCCCGCGCCCGCGAGAAAACCCGCCGCACAAATACTGATCACGTTCGCGACCAATTCGGCAATGCTCACCGACAGCGCGAAGGCCGCGCTCGACAAGGTCGCCGGTGCATTGCAGTCGGAGAAACTCGCGGCGTACCGGTTTCGCGTCGAAGGGCATGCCGATCCTCGCGGGTCGCCCGATGCCAACATGAAGCTCTCCGAAGACCGTGCGGCCGCGGTGGTCGAATATCTGACGCGGAAGGACGGCATCGCGGCGGAGCGGCTTTCGTCGCTCGGCAAAGGTTCTTCCGATCCGTTGAACAAGCGCAATCCGACGGCGCCCGAGAACCGTCGGGTGACGATCGTCACGGTCACGGATTAG
- a CDS encoding DNA/RNA non-specific endonuclease, with protein MTDYAELNRILPRLSHAHATAAFSDEVAPLLVALWADDYVRRVASCELLETSVGQFSYLFDMTTERLIAAWGISQGKSAVPRKEIATRMRGHPLANGGTYHRGHAIPHTLGGSTDINLVPQLGKINSGPFQALERLAVGHAGALYFTYWLYGPGNSQVPVGVEQGLLMPGATACTFKLATFAN; from the coding sequence ATGACGGATTACGCAGAACTCAACCGCATTTTGCCGCGCCTGTCGCACGCGCATGCGACGGCTGCGTTTAGCGACGAGGTGGCCCCGCTGCTGGTCGCCCTGTGGGCTGATGATTATGTTCGGCGCGTGGCATCGTGCGAATTGCTCGAAACTTCCGTCGGCCAGTTTTCATACCTGTTCGATATGACGACCGAGCGCCTCATTGCAGCGTGGGGAATCAGTCAGGGAAAGAGTGCGGTGCCGCGCAAGGAAATCGCGACGCGGATGCGCGGACATCCGCTCGCCAACGGCGGGACCTATCACCGGGGGCACGCCATTCCGCACACGCTCGGCGGCTCGACCGATATCAACCTCGTGCCGCAGCTGGGTAAGATCAATTCGGGGCCGTTCCAGGCGTTGGAACGACTGGCGGTCGGCCATGCGGGAGCGCTTTACTTCACCTACTGGCTGTACGGGCCGGGCAATAGTCAGGTGCCCGTTGGCGTGGAGCAGGGGCTTCTGATGCCGGGGGCGACTGCGTGCACGTTCAAGCTGGCGACGTTTGCGAATTGA
- the tagF gene encoding type VI secretion system-associated protein TagF, which translates to MSGELAQEPTSGPGFFGKVRTHGDFVGRRLPIEFVTRWDERLQEGMLLARQRFGAQWLELYLNAPVWCFVLGAGLYGTSAWAGVLTPGVDRVGRYFPFTIAEAIDGAELARRLADAQGWYDRLVALALSTLTQEFALDAFDAALRAESLFNGDRASTPWRLAIPDAADGGFATLLEQTVAMGHAVWWSDGSPAVPASARVSAGTTTGLQFASLLDVGTQEWDSVIDVISNPGAQQRHH; encoded by the coding sequence ATGAGTGGCGAGCTTGCGCAGGAGCCGACATCCGGGCCCGGCTTCTTCGGCAAGGTGCGCACGCATGGCGACTTCGTGGGACGGCGCTTGCCAATCGAGTTCGTCACGCGTTGGGACGAGCGCTTGCAGGAAGGCATGTTACTGGCGCGGCAGCGCTTTGGCGCGCAGTGGCTGGAACTGTATCTGAATGCCCCGGTGTGGTGTTTCGTGCTGGGCGCGGGTCTGTATGGCACGAGCGCGTGGGCGGGCGTTCTGACGCCGGGCGTGGACCGTGTGGGGCGTTATTTTCCGTTCACGATCGCTGAGGCGATCGATGGCGCCGAACTCGCACGGCGACTGGCCGATGCGCAAGGATGGTATGACCGCTTGGTGGCGCTCGCATTGTCGACACTGACGCAGGAATTCGCCCTCGATGCTTTCGACGCGGCGTTGCGAGCCGAGAGCCTGTTCAATGGGGATCGCGCATCGACGCCGTGGCGGCTCGCCATCCCTGATGCGGCCGACGGCGGATTCGCCACTTTGCTCGAACAGACCGTCGCCATGGGACACGCGGTCTGGTGGAGCGACGGATCGCCGGCCGTGCCGGCTTCGGCGAGAGTTTCCGCGGGCACGACGACCGGCTTGCAGTTCGCGAGTCTGCTCGACGTCGGCACCCAAGAGTGGGATTCGGTGATCGACGTCATTTCGAACCCGGGCGCACAGCAACGGCATCACTGA